The window GAAGTGGTTAGAAATAGAATCTACGCGGCATTACAATATCCAAATGCTTGGCACCCGCCAACGTCCAAAGTGACAACTCCTCTTTTGTCTTACTAATGACGACCGTTGTAGGTGCGGCCGTGTTGCGGAAAACTCTAGCATTGCGCTCCGTTCAAATTTCCCAAGGGATTAGTGTCATGAGTGAGGCAAGCGCCTTGCGGGATTCGGAGCGAAGATATACGTTTCCTTTCCACCATTCCCACACCGAGCCCCTCGCTGACCAAGTAGTAGTATGAATGTGATCCATGCCAAGCCAGTGAAGAATATCGTTCCACACACGAAGGGTGAAATGACATTGGAAAAGTAAGTGGGCTGCTGTCTGTGGCCTTTGCTTGCAAAGAGGGCATAGCCCGCAGTTGGGCCACCCACGTCGAGTAAGGCTATCCGATGTCCAGATTCTATCTTGAAAAACAAGCCAGGTGAAAAATTTGCACGGCGGAGGAGCCCACACCTTCCTTACCGATAGGACCATTGCCGACGTAGTTAAACTGTGCCTTGCAAGCTGAGGAAGCAGAGTACGACCCATCCTTGTGAAAACATCATGAAGAAAAGGGCGTGTGCCTATAATTTACCCTAAAAAACTGCTCAGAGTTATCACCCTTAATACTTACTAATCGTAGCCCATATAAAAAACTTATACAACCATAGCTATATTTATTCAAATTCTCTCCAAAGAAAAAGACAAAACCTGCATATGCACAATTACGCCACCAATAAAAACGCAATAGCTACATGTAGTAGGCAAAACCTACACCACTAAAGGTCATCCATCACCACCTGATCTCACTCGAACGACTGAAAACACGAACATTACCTCACACACGCATCAACCGAGTTCTCGCTCAAATTGACCACTCCCATTTCCGCGATGCCACGCCGCCGCCCCTGGCGGGACATCGCTTTGCATCCTAGCTGCCACCATTCTGTGTTTTAAGCATCACACCGAGCACGCTCGTCGCTTGTATTTCTGTTCTCGGTGCATTTCTCAAAGGACTTGGAATGAAGCAATTTGGCGTGAGGTGGTTAGATTTCCAATTAAAAATAACCAAAAAAGGGTCAACTTTCTAATGCCTTTAAAAATTGTGTTTGAGCCATCATCCGTTGAACTTCTCTTCTTGGGTTCTTGCGGACACTCGACAGGTAGTAGAATGCAATCCCCGTTGTGCTACAGACACCTCAAAGCTCAAACCCACGCGCCACCGTCCAACCTCAATCGGACGGCCAAAATCGAACACGTAACCTCACACACCCTTATATTACCTTCCGCCTGTGACCCCCCTTCGCCCACACGCCCGACTCGTGCTCGCCACGGCCGCACTACCCCCCAATCCCCCTCTATTGACCTCAAGGTGTTCGACCGCGCGCGCCGccatggcctccatctccgccgccGCCAAGGCCACCTCCGCCGCCTTCGCGCACAAGGTTTCcttcctctcccctcccctccttcctcctctcctcgcCCCCCTCCAGCTTCTCACCCAGCTGACCCCTCCGCCCCCTTGCTCTCCCCGCCGCAGAAGGAGCTCGCCGCGGCggtgccgccgcagcagctcgcgAGGAGCCGGCGCGCGCGGGCCGGGCGCGTTCGCGCGGTTGCGACGCCGACCCGCGCGCCGCGCTCCCCCGCGTCCACCGGCTCGGTGAAGAGCCCTATGACGACGACGGAGAAGATCCTGGCGCGGGCGTCGGAGCGCGCGAGCCTCGAGCCCGGGGAGAACGTGTGGGTGGACGTGGACGTGCTCATGACGCACGACGTCTGCGGGCCCGGCACCATCGGGATCTTCAAGCAGGAGTTCGGGGAGGACGCCAAGGTGTGGGACCGCGAGAAggtcgtcatcatccccgaccactACATCTTCACCAGCGACGAGCGggccaaccggaatgtcgacatccTCAGGGACTTCTGCGAGGAGCAGAAGATTAAGTACTTTTACGACATCAAGGACCTCAGCGACTTCAGAGTATATGTCTTGCTGATTCGTTCCATTTACAGCTTCCTGATTGAGGTTCATGCAAGTAAAAGCAAGATGATTTATGTGCTTAAAAAGGCTTTAAACTATTGGGTTATAGGCAAATCCGGACTACAAAGGTGTTTGCCACATTGCGCTCGCCCAAGAAGGTCACTGCCGACCAGGCGAGGTATTTTTACTGACTACACCAAGTACTGGAAGCTTGTGATTTTGCTGTACATGCTTAACCTGGTTCATGTTCATGTGTAGGTTCTCCTTGGTACTGATTCTCATACCTGCAATGCTGGAGCCTTTGGTCAGTTTGCAACTGGAATCGGGAACACTGATGCAGGTTTTGTGATGGGAACGGGAAAGGCTCTTCTCAAGGTATGCAAGCATGTTAAATTACTTCCGGATAGAATTTGAAAAATAGTCTTACCATGAAAACAGATGGGACATATCTTTCTCAGTCTGAGCAATCTTTGGTTCTGTATCTCAGTTATGTGTTAGGGTTTCTTCATTTGTTTGTCACATTCTGTACATTATTATATCATACTGTATTATACTCCGTATGTTTATCGCGCAAATATGGAAACTTAAGATGTGCATTTGATAGAAGTAACTATAAGTTGCTTTTTGTTTATATATTATATGTTGGACCATCCAAAAATACTCCATCCAATGCAGAGATATTAGGTGCAGGATCCAAATAGCACCGTTCAAACAGCAGTTATCGATCTCTTTTCCATTTTTGCATCCTGTATGCTTCTCACACTCTGTCTATTTTTAGTGTGATAAAATATGGGTTTTTGAACATACTACGTCTTTTCATATCGTGGAGAaacttttctctctttctttcatgCATACAGTGTGTTCCCTATGAGAAAAATGGTGTTTTGATCTGTTTAATCTTATTTTCAGGTGCCCCCAACCATCAGGTTCATATTAGATGGAGAAATGCCACCTTATTTACTCGCTAAGGATCTGATTTTACAAGTAAGTCAACAAAATAGTCTCGGTTATGCTAAAATTTATTTATTTCGTTAGGAGTTTCTCATTGTAACCGAAATGTCTCATCCTTGGTCATATCTGTTTACAGATTATTGGCGAGATATCTGTATCTGGTGCAACATACAGATCGATGGAGTTTGTTGGATCAACAATAGAAAGTCTAACTGTATGTTCCATGTTCATAACTGGGTTAATCAGTTGTCATTTAATGTAAACTTGAGCTTAGTGTTTTCACACACTTGCTAGATGGAAGAACGAATGACACTGTGCAACATGGTTATCGAAGCTGGTGGAAAGAATGGTGTTGTGCCTGCTGATGAAACTACATTTAAGTACCTTGAGGTATTGAACTACCATCTGAATGTTAATAGTAGGACTGAGGCAGTATGCTTTTTATAACATGGTAATCGTGATATCATATGCCATCCTCTGCACTGCAGGGAAAGACATCTGTTGAATATGAACCTGTCTATAGTGATGCTCAGGCCAGGTGATTAGTCTGTCCTTGCTCTTCTCATTCTTGAGATATGCACTTCAATCTAGACAATTTAATTAAAAATATATTTGTCATACAAACCATCACTACTTCTTAGTTGACTTCGAACCTATCAATAAAAAGGTTTGTCTCTTTTGCATTTTATGGACACAGGTTTGGTGTTGACTGCTGATCTTTTGTTAACCCAAGAACTTACACCTGTAGGGAGTTGGAGAACAAATTTTATGTTTGGCGCAGTGAAGAACATATGATAGTAACAAAGTCAAGATGAACGCAGTCAACTAAACAATGTCCTTGATTCCGACCATATAAAAAGTACAAAAAATAAGTTTGCATATTGATTAATTATACAGAAAATAGGGGTCTTATAATACTTTGCAAAGGGCACTTAAAGAAATTTGAAATAACTGGTTCTCCACTATTTGTTTTTTTAGCCGATCAAAATAATGTAGGGCCCGCTAAGCTTAGACATAATTCGTTACCTTTAGTGCTTTTCAGTAGGTGACATCCTTTGGGATATTTAGGATGTCCTTATGCAATTATACACTATCCTTCATGTGTGGTACATAGATATACAAGCCGACATTCACCAAATAGTGCTCatattttctgatgtcttgtgtgcGAAAATTTGAATGCTGCTGTTCAGTGGTTGTGTTCTCGTGCATTTGTCATTCCTATGGTCTTGTGTCATGTTATGAATAGTGATATGGCATATGCACAAGCTTTAGATTTCTGTTGTTTTATTTGATTGGCCTTTTGTTTTCAGATTTTACAGCGACTACCGGTTTGATGTATCTAAACTGGAGCCAGTAGTTGCCAAGGTTTGTTAACTTTTTCTGCTCTTTTGCAATTTCTATTGTTTTTTGTTTGTTCTTTTATATAATGATGTAATCTCCATGAATGTGCAGCCACATTCCCCTGACAACCGTGCTCTAGCAAGAGAATGCAAAGATGTCAAGATTGACCGAGTCTATATTGGTTCTTGCACTGGTGGCAAGACTGAGGACTTCATTGCTGCTGCAAAGGTGTTCTTAGCTTCGGTAAGAAACTTCAAACCTATCTTGTAGCGTGGTGATATATAGTCAGGATTATGTTCTCTTTTATGCATTTTGGCATACACTTAGGTATGGGCTATGTAATTTGAGACTTGCAGAGTATGATTGTTCCAATGGTTTTGTACTTCTATTGTTTTTACAAGTTTCTTATGTTGTCTTGCCTGTTGCCTCTGCATACTGTGAACTCAACAGAGCAGTCATTGAAATAGGATGCGTTGTAGGCTTTCTGTAGTTAGGCCTGTAGTGGGCTATGTAAGCTTCTCCTGCAGTGCAATGAATTGTATTATTATCAGGACAGGTTCAGTATGCACTTTGAATTGGATTGGATCTAGTTTTAGGACCAATTGGTGGTTGGTTTGGCTAAGGGGTACGCAGATTGTTTTTGTTCTTAGAGCATGAGCCAAAACCAGTGCACAATGGGGATTAGTGGTGTCATAAAGGTTTGTTTAGGTTATGGAAATCTTTGAAGGCCATATGGGTTGACATGTTCATTATGTATACATGGGTCAAATTAAGTTGCACTTTGGTTGAAGTTTAGTATGATTGAGTTGTGACCAAGGATCATTTATAGAGAAAGGTAATGTTCAATGTTTGGATCACTACTAGAATTTAAGCTTCTGCCTCACCAAAATAATTCCAACTTGACAGATTCTGATACGGCTGAATGACAAAGTATTATCATTACTAATTTATTTATCACTATATGCAAAAGCATCTCGAGACATCATGTTCCTGTAGTTCTTTGTGCTCAATCCTAAATATGCATGTGGCCTTAACTAAATCACACTGATCCATGATCTACATTTTTTTTCCTATAATACAGGGCCAGAAGGTTAAGGTTCCCACTTTTCTCGTCCCTGCGACGCAAAAGGTGACAATTTGTGATCAAATATACGGATACAATGATCTTCCAGTTTGTGTTACTAAAAAGAATGTGAAATCTTGCAGGTGTGGATGGATGTGTATAGCCTGCCCGTACCAGGATCTGGTGGCAAAACATGCTCCCAGATATTTGAAGAGGCTGGTTGTGATACACCAGCTAGTCCCAATTGTGGTGCTTGTTTGGGTGGTCCTCGTGATACATATGCACGGATGAATGAACCTACGGCAAGTATCTTCTAATATTTCCAAATATATTTCTATACAGTAGACATGCCGCTTGATACAAATGTGGAAGGGGGGCTTCTGTGTTTTTCTGAAGTGTTAAGGTCTATTAATTCTCTAGAGAAGACATTTGACCTCAAATACTGGTAAATGTCTGCTGTCATAAAAAACATCCCTGAACTGCCATATTCTCACATTGTTGGCTTACTGGCTGCCATCTCACCTAGGGTTTCAGTTACGGTTTGCTCTAGGCTGCTGTTCTCAGGCATAGTGAACAAAAAATACTAAACAAAATGCTCCCTCACTAGTTCTGATCCCTTACTTAGCAGGCCTTTCTACCACATCCTTCTGATTGGGGACACATTTACTTGCATGAGATATGAGATATCACATGCTAGATGTTCATGAAACCTACAACTGCAAATGCTGTAGAATACCCgtttcatgtactccctccgtccggaaatacttgtcttagaaatggatgtatctagatgtattttagttctagatacatccacttttatccatttcttcgacaagtatttccggacggagggagtattaaggtAGAGACCTTGGTGTGTTAAGAGAAATGTCAAGCGTGCTGCCATTCGGCTTTGTTGACAGGTTGTTTTTTGGTGATCTCAAAGTCATGTATTTGGATGCAGGTCTGTGTATCAACGACGAACAGGAACTTTCCGGGCAGGATGGGCCACAAGGAAGGGCAGATCTACCTGGCTTCTCCCTTCACCGCAGCGGCCTCAGCGTTGACGGGATATGTCACGGACCCTAGGGACTTCCTGTCTTAGAGATCTTGAAAACAATGAATTTGTGTTGCGGACCGTCCTGTACTGTACTTTTTGTTGGTGTTTGAAACTGTAGTTTAGATGTCATCTGTGCTTCCTGCTGAGAAATAAGTTACTCAACGAGTAGCAGTTGTAACTGAGTAAGGTTTTGTTGTATTCTTGCTTTTCCAGCATTACTGAGTGTGctatcaggaacaaacataactattaCATCTCCACAGGAAGGACACTATTCAAGAATGATACTGTATCTTAGTAGATGTCGAATGGCGAACACATCAGAGTACCCATTTCATACGCTTGGACCTGTGCTTCACCATCTTGATCTCTTCATTGATTTTGCTGGTATATACtcgctccgtcccataatataagaacgtttttaacaagcCATCTTGCTAGATCAAAGGCGGTGGTGAGGTTGACGATGCAGAGAGTCTGTTGCCACCGCACCGGGGCGTGCTTGGCTTTCCTGACAAACAGCAGCGCCCATTCGCCTTCCTTTGCTCGACAACTTGCAACTTCTGTTTGAAAGCAATCTCATCCTATTTTTTTGATAAACTGGTATAGGTGCAAGAGGTACAaggagtgagtgggagctctaaatGTCGACAGAAAGGAGCGGAAGTTAACGGAGAAATAGTCACTCATCAACTATGCCTCAAGTCTGACTCTTTGGGAGCTTCGCTTAACACAGGTGGTGGAGCTACACACAAGCGAAAACAGTGTCATGTTTATATCCAGAAAAAAagaggtggggtggggtggggggataTATGATGCACCGAACCCCAGTAGCACATTTTAAAATATTCAGAAAATCTTAAAACAAAATAGTACATTCACACAATATCATTGATTTTGTTAAAAAAATAATGCATTCTGAACTTTTTTTATAATATAAGATGACCATTTTTTAAATACAATGAACTTTTTGTAATATACGGTGAACAAATTTTTTATAGTGCATGGTGAGTTTTTCCATAATATacggtgaacattttcttaataatGTATTGTGCGGCGAACTTTTTATGTAATACAAAAAagagaacaaaaaataaaaagggaaacagaaaAAAAGAATTCCCCGCAAAAAAATGAAACGAAAAAGTGAAACGGAAAAGGAACCAAATCAGAAAAACGGAAAAAATCCCATTACTTTACCACTGAAAAACCGGAAGCAAAAAACCACGGAAGAAACGAAAACATGAACGCAAGAGACAGTAAGGAAAACATCACGCGAATCGCATACGTGGGCTGGCCCAACTGTAGGATTGGCCCGTGTGAAGATAGCCATTCACAAACTGAAGGAAGAAAAAAAAATCGAATCTGGAGTCCCTTCCCTACCCCCGCGCCAAAGTTTCCAGCGCGCTCCTCCCCGCCTCGGATCCCGATTTTGTCCAAACGTTTCgcgaaaattttcaaaaaatggcaGGAAACGCAGATCTTCCGCTCCCTCCACTCCTCTCCACCCCAAAATTTCCCCCGAAACTCAAATCTTTTCATCCCCCTCCCTCTCGTTCCCTCCTACCTACCTCCGCTACAAGTACCCATGGAAGATCTTCCCAGTCCCATCCGCTCCGATCCAGCCACCTCGCCGGCTCGCCGCCTAGTAGCACAGCACCGTGCCCAGATTCCCAGAGCGGCAGCTCTTGCCTTCTCCGAGATGGCAGTTGACCGCGCCGACAAGGTGAATCTGCCGTcttcggcggcggccgccgcccgTCCTCATGGCGTAGCCGTCAGGAGCTGCAAGCTGAAGCGGCTGGGGAGGGCGCGGAGGCGGGTGCCGCTCAGGGACATCACCAACCTCTTCGTTGCGGAGTCCGACTGGCAGCAGGCCATGCTCCAGCAGCCGCAccaggggtcggcggcggcggagctggccGTGAAGAACGGGCCTGCCGGTGGTGCGGCACTGAAGCCTGGCAGATACTTGCTCCGGAAGGAGTTTAGATAGCTACCAATTGTACATGGATTATACTTATGTCATTGTCCAATGATTCGTTGGATAAGATTTGGTTGGATTGATTATAGGAAATGAACTGCTGAAAGAAAAGAAATACAGTAGAAAAATGTGTCAACTTGGATTCTTATCGATTAAACGTGTGTCATtctgatttctgaatcggaaggtgGAACTCTGCAGTACTACATATATTTAGAAATTATACTTGGACTCGACATCTGCTTCTCTAGCTGACATTCGCAAAATATTGCCCATATCTTGTCATGTCTTGCGTATTAGAATTCGAAATGCTGCTGCCAGCCTTTGTGTTTTTCATCTAGATTTGTCATCGTTTGGTCCTTGTGTCATGTTATGAATGGTGCTTTGGCATATGCGGAAGCTTTTGATTTAAATTGTTCTCTTATTTGACTGACTTTCTGTTTTCAGATTTTACGGTGTCCGTCAGTTTGATGTGTCTAAATTGGAGCCAGCAGTTGCCAAGGTTTGTTAGCATATTCCACTCTTGTGCAATCTCTGTATTTTTTTTATCAGTTCTCCTATGTAATGATGTAATCTCCATGAATATGCAGCCACATTAAAgacagtataaccgcacctaaAGCAAGCCCTCACAGCGATTTGGATTTTCGCCCGTCCATTGTCCCGATCCGGCTATTTTGATCCGTTGAATGCGTGTGTAACGCTGCTGGCTAACCGTAGCCACAACCTGGGCTTGTTGTACCTAAAGCAAGCCCTCACAGCAATTTGGATTTTCGCCCGTCCATTGTCCCGATCCGGCTATTTTGGTCCGTTGGATGCGTGTGTAACGCTGCTGGCTAACCGTAGCCACAACCTGGGCTTGCTGTCCTAGGGGCAGCTGCTCCGGTGGCCTTTTTGGAGTCCTCCGGTTGATTGGGCCAGGTAATCACGACCCATCAGCT is drawn from Triticum dicoccoides isolate Atlit2015 ecotype Zavitan chromosome 6B, WEW_v2.0, whole genome shotgun sequence and contains these coding sequences:
- the LOC119322119 gene encoding 3-isopropylmalate dehydratase large subunit, chloroplastic-like, translating into MASISAAAKATSAAFAHKKELAAAVPPQQLARSRRARAGRVRAVATPTRAPRSPASTGSVKSPMTTTEKILARASERASLEPGENVWVDVDVLMTHDVCGPGTIGIFKQEFGEDAKVWDREKVVIIPDHYIFTSDERANRNVDILRDFCEEQKIKYFYDIKDLSDFRANPDYKGVCHIALAQEGHCRPGEVLLGTDSHTCNAGAFGQFATGIGNTDAGFVMGTGKALLKVPPTIRFILDGEMPPYLLAKDLILQIIGEISVSGATYRSMEFVGSTIESLTMEERMTLCNMVIEAGGKNGVVPADETTFKYLEGKTSVEYEPVYSDAQARFYSDYRFDVSKLEPVVAKPHSPDNRALARECKDVKIDRVYIGSCTGGKTEDFIAAAKVFLASGQKVKVPTFLVPATQKVWMDVYSLPVPGSGGKTCSQIFEEAGCDTPASPNCGACLGGPRDTYARMNEPTVCVSTTNRNFPGRMGHKEGQIYLASPFTAAASALTGYVTDPRDFLS